From Chloracidobacterium sp. N, the proteins below share one genomic window:
- the bluB gene encoding 5,6-dimethylbenzimidazole synthase, with amino-acid sequence MNDWMFSEAERAAVYRAIHTRRDIRSTFLPQPIPDAILWRLLGAAAAAPSVGFMQPTEIIVIRDTEVRRQIHAHFESVNRAAAEVYTDADRRAYDALKLAAIIETPLNLCFTCDTTTQRGRGLGRQTMPETAVFSTVCAVQNVWLAARAENIGVGWVSILEPETVKTRLDIPAHLTLVAYLCVGYVSDFPAQPELETKGWEHARDLTEMVYFDRYGVRQP; translated from the coding sequence ATGAACGACTGGATGTTTTCAGAAGCCGAACGGGCGGCCGTCTATCGGGCCATCCACACCCGGCGGGACATTCGCTCCACCTTTCTGCCACAACCCATCCCCGATGCCATCCTGTGGCGGCTGCTCGGCGCGGCCGCTGCGGCGCCATCCGTGGGCTTCATGCAGCCGACGGAGATCATCGTCATCCGGGATACGGAGGTGCGGCGGCAGATTCACGCGCACTTTGAAAGCGTCAACCGGGCTGCGGCTGAAGTTTATACGGACGCCGACCGCCGCGCCTATGATGCCCTCAAGCTGGCGGCCATTATCGAGACACCGCTCAACCTGTGCTTCACCTGCGACACGACGACCCAGCGCGGGCGCGGTCTGGGACGCCAGACCATGCCCGAAACGGCCGTCTTCTCGACGGTCTGCGCCGTGCAGAACGTCTGGCTGGCAGCGCGCGCCGAAAACATCGGCGTCGGCTGGGTCAGCATCCTTGAGCCGGAAACGGTCAAAACCCGGCTCGACATTCCGGCGCACCTGACGCTGGTGGCCTACCTGTGCGTCGGGTACGTCAGCGACTTTCCCGCCCAACCCGAACTTGAAACCAAAGGCTGGGAACATGCGCGTGACCTGACCGAAATGGTGTATTTCGACCGCTACGGCGTTCGCCAACCGTGA
- a CDS encoding alpha-E domain-containing protein yields the protein MLSRVADSIFWMSRYIERAENIARFVDATMTLTLDLPADDTAAWVELVASVGDPVDFAARYGTPTPAAVLRYLTFDEQNPNSILTTLARARENARCVRDTISSEMWEQANRFYLDVKSAATQGRFGAMPHAFFTQVKMSSHLFVGVTDSTMSHGEAWHFNRIGRLLERADKTACILGVERFNATTLAGSSLIDDLHWSGLLRAASALEMYRKRFGRIEPRRVFEFLLLSREFPRAAHYCLLRCVESVHAISGTLPGTYTNLPEQRLGRLAAQLDYAGVEDILPPESPHDARPFLNRFRRDLYAAGDAIAATFFPN from the coding sequence ATGCTGAGCCGGGTTGCCGATTCGATCTTCTGGATGAGCCGCTACATCGAACGGGCGGAAAACATTGCCCGCTTCGTGGATGCCACCATGACGCTGACGCTCGACCTGCCGGCCGATGACACGGCCGCCTGGGTCGAACTCGTCGCCAGTGTGGGCGACCCCGTTGACTTCGCCGCCCGCTACGGCACGCCCACCCCGGCGGCCGTACTGCGCTACCTGACCTTCGATGAACAAAACCCCAACTCCATCCTGACCACGCTGGCACGGGCCCGGGAAAATGCCCGCTGTGTACGCGACACCATTTCCTCGGAAATGTGGGAGCAGGCCAACCGCTTCTACCTCGATGTCAAAAGCGCCGCCACCCAGGGGCGGTTCGGTGCCATGCCGCATGCCTTTTTCACCCAGGTGAAAATGTCCAGCCATCTGTTTGTTGGCGTGACGGATTCAACGATGTCCCACGGCGAAGCCTGGCACTTCAACCGGATCGGACGGCTGCTCGAACGCGCCGACAAAACGGCCTGCATTCTGGGGGTTGAGCGCTTCAACGCCACGACCCTCGCCGGCAGCTCCCTCATAGACGATCTGCACTGGTCGGGCCTGCTGCGCGCTGCCAGCGCCCTTGAGATGTATCGCAAACGCTTCGGCCGCATCGAACCACGCCGGGTTTTTGAATTCCTGTTGCTGAGCCGGGAGTTTCCACGGGCGGCGCACTACTGCCTGCTGCGCTGCGTGGAATCCGTCCATGCCATTTCCGGCACATTGCCCGGCACCTACACCAACCTGCCCGAACAACGGCTGGGACGGCTGGCGGCGCAGCTCGACTACGCCGGCGTCGAGGATATTCTTCCGCCGGAGTCGCCCCACGACGCCCGTCCGTTTCTGAACCGCTTCCGGCGTGACCTCTATGCCGCCGGCGATGCCATTGCCGCGACATTTTTTCCCAACTGA
- a CDS encoding Hpt domain-containing protein, producing MSSLDLDTIAALKALDDGDGFFAEMVNTFLDNAKVTFAQLHAAQIANDIRTLERAAHKLRGAASTIGAQNLMAMCEALETSAREGHIPDVAGAVAAIETELQQVRLALQAEMEN from the coding sequence ATGAGTTCGCTCGATCTGGACACCATCGCGGCGCTCAAAGCCCTCGATGACGGCGATGGCTTTTTTGCCGAGATGGTGAACACGTTTCTCGACAATGCCAAAGTGACCTTCGCGCAACTCCACGCCGCCCAGATCGCCAACGACATCCGCACTCTGGAGCGGGCCGCCCATAAGTTACGTGGCGCTGCCAGCACCATTGGAGCGCAGAATCTCATGGCCATGTGCGAAGCTCTGGAAACGTCCGCCCGTGAAGGGCACATCCCGGATGTGGCCGGCGCGGTGGCCGCCATCGAAACCGAGCTTCAGCAGGTTCGCCTGGCGCTTCAGGCCGAAATGGAAAACTGA
- a CDS encoding SDR family oxidoreductase yields the protein MPPIVDIGEVLQGQVALVTGASSGIGAAVARELARAGAAVAVNYAGNPAGAQAVADAITAAGGRAMIVRADVSVEAEVTAMFSAVLDAFGRLDILVGNAGLQRDAPFVEMTLEAWERVIAVNLTGQFLCTRAAVRQFLAQEARPEVSSALGKIICISSVHDVIPWAGHVNYAASKGGLSLLVKSLAQEVAGKKIRVNAVSPGAIRTPINRAAWETPEAEAALLKLIPYERVGEPEDIGRAVVWLASDASDYITGATLYVDGGMTLYPEFREGG from the coding sequence ATGCCCCCCATTGTGGACATCGGTGAAGTGTTGCAGGGACAAGTGGCGCTTGTGACCGGCGCCAGTTCCGGTATTGGCGCCGCCGTGGCGCGTGAACTGGCCCGGGCCGGCGCGGCCGTGGCCGTCAACTACGCCGGAAACCCGGCCGGCGCACAGGCAGTCGCCGACGCCATTACGGCGGCTGGCGGTCGGGCCATGATCGTCCGCGCTGATGTCAGCGTCGAAGCCGAAGTGACGGCCATGTTTTCCGCCGTGCTGGACGCCTTCGGACGGCTTGACATCCTCGTTGGCAACGCCGGCCTGCAACGCGATGCGCCTTTCGTGGAGATGACACTTGAAGCCTGGGAGCGCGTCATCGCCGTCAACCTGACAGGGCAGTTTCTGTGCACCCGCGCGGCCGTCCGGCAGTTTCTCGCCCAGGAAGCGCGCCCGGAGGTGTCGTCCGCGCTGGGCAAAATCATCTGCATATCCAGCGTTCACGATGTCATCCCCTGGGCCGGGCATGTCAACTACGCTGCCTCGAAAGGCGGTCTGTCGCTGCTCGTGAAATCGCTGGCGCAGGAAGTGGCCGGGAAGAAGATTCGCGTCAATGCCGTCTCACCCGGTGCCATTCGGACGCCCATCAACCGCGCCGCATGGGAGACACCGGAAGCCGAGGCGGCCCTGCTCAAACTCATCCCTTACGAACGGGTGGGCGAGCCGGAAGACATCGGGCGCGCAGTCGTCTGGCTGGCGTCGGATGCTTCGGACTACATCACCGGTGCGACGCTCTATGTTGATGGCGGCATGACGCTCTACCCGGAGTTTCGTGAAGGCGGCTGA
- a CDS encoding peptidase, giving the protein MTFCLGIKTVEGLVAVADTRITSGTECRTSRKLTIHRAAAAPVFVMTSGLRSARDKVVTYFDEWLRGETVIHRRLYELVNAYGEQVRRVVREDHAMLERDGLRFDLFSIIGGRLPDDGEHRLFLVYPQANWVEIGESSPYAIIGNAFYGKPILDRMLDYGCSLEAALKAALLAFDCTLTSASDVSYPLDVAVLRAGASDFIEHRFTEPDMASYAVWWRTNLRRLVADAPGNWLSFLNLESGL; this is encoded by the coding sequence ATGACCTTTTGCCTCGGTATCAAGACGGTGGAAGGGCTGGTTGCCGTCGCCGACACCCGCATTACTTCCGGGACCGAGTGCCGTACCTCGCGCAAGCTGACCATCCACCGCGCGGCTGCCGCGCCGGTCTTCGTCATGACTTCGGGCCTGCGTTCCGCACGCGACAAGGTGGTGACGTATTTTGACGAGTGGCTCCGGGGCGAAACCGTCATTCACCGCCGGCTGTATGAACTCGTCAATGCCTATGGCGAGCAGGTACGGCGGGTCGTGCGTGAAGACCATGCCATGCTGGAGCGCGACGGCCTGCGTTTTGACCTCTTTTCGATTATTGGCGGACGGCTGCCCGACGACGGCGAACACCGGCTGTTTCTGGTCTATCCCCAGGCCAACTGGGTCGAAATCGGCGAGTCATCGCCCTACGCCATCATCGGCAATGCCTTCTACGGCAAGCCCATTCTCGACCGGATGCTGGATTACGGCTGTTCTCTTGAAGCGGCCCTCAAGGCGGCGCTGCTGGCGTTCGACTGTACGTTGACGAGCGCCAGCGATGTGAGCTATCCGCTGGATGTTGCCGTCCTGCGCGCCGGAGCTTCCGATTTCATTGAGCATCGCTTCACTGAGCCGGACATGGCAAGCTATGCCGTCTGGTGGCGTACCAACCTCCGCCGTCTCGTCGCTGACGCTCCTGGAAACTGGCTGAGCTTCCTCAACCTGGAGTCTGGCTTATGA
- a CDS encoding Eco57I restriction-modification methylase domain-containing protein — MRRHLSEHLDRQRRALWGQFFTPAAIALFMAESFEARQPALRVLDAGAGVGSLSAAFVTAMARREQRPEAISITAFEMDSKLIPYLQRTLDLCQAASHAAGIQFDARIVEGNFLEAGPRTLTGDLFTPGLGEGFDCAILNPPYRKIRSDSRDRQLLRAMGVETSNLYTGFLAVATTLLAPGGEIVAITPRSFCNGPYFEPFRRFFLKAMRFRRIHVFDRRDHAFADDAVLQENIIFRAVKAADGTDDVVVSGSPDLKEANRHIQAVKHADLVRPGDPHLFIHVVPDTDGQGVRRRMLELECTLEELGLAVSTGRVVDFRAKHLLCLQPEPNTVPLIYPCHLQRGFVEWPGCRARKPNALVLGPGAQKLLVPKGCYVLVKRFSAKEERRRVVAGVYDPLRLPQAEQVAFENHLNFYHVRGAGLPVNLARGLAVFLNSTLVDAYFRQFSGHTQVNATDLRSLRYPARDKLVRIGQHIGTTFPDQAEVDRLVREVVNRG; from the coding sequence ATGCGGCGCCATCTTTCGGAGCACCTGGATCGGCAGCGCCGCGCCCTCTGGGGACAATTCTTCACACCGGCCGCCATCGCTCTGTTCATGGCAGAAAGCTTCGAGGCGCGCCAGCCGGCACTGCGGGTACTGGATGCCGGTGCCGGGGTCGGTTCCCTTTCGGCAGCCTTCGTGACCGCGATGGCTCGCCGGGAGCAACGCCCGGAGGCTATCTCCATCACAGCCTTTGAGATGGATTCCAAACTCATTCCTTATCTCCAAAGGACGCTTGATCTTTGTCAGGCAGCCAGCCACGCGGCGGGCATTCAGTTCGACGCCCGAATTGTTGAGGGAAATTTCCTCGAAGCCGGGCCGCGAACATTGACTGGCGATCTCTTCACGCCGGGTTTGGGTGAAGGCTTTGACTGCGCGATTCTCAATCCGCCCTACCGGAAGATTCGTTCGGACTCGCGCGACCGCCAGCTTCTGCGCGCAATGGGCGTGGAAACAAGCAATCTGTACACCGGTTTCCTGGCCGTCGCCACGACCCTGCTTGCGCCCGGGGGCGAAATCGTGGCCATTACGCCCAGAAGTTTCTGCAATGGCCCTTACTTTGAACCTTTCCGCCGTTTTTTCCTGAAGGCGATGCGCTTCCGCCGCATTCATGTGTTTGACCGGCGTGATCACGCCTTTGCCGACGATGCAGTTTTACAGGAAAACATCATTTTCCGGGCTGTGAAGGCCGCCGACGGAACGGATGACGTGGTGGTATCCGGCAGTCCCGACCTGAAGGAGGCCAACCGGCACATTCAAGCTGTAAAACACGCTGATCTCGTCCGGCCGGGTGATCCGCATCTCTTCATCCACGTTGTCCCGGACACGGACGGGCAGGGCGTCCGCCGCCGGATGCTGGAACTTGAATGCACCCTGGAAGAGCTGGGCCTGGCGGTATCCACCGGGAGGGTGGTGGACTTCAGAGCCAAGCACCTGCTCTGTCTCCAGCCGGAGCCGAATACTGTGCCGCTCATCTATCCCTGTCACCTGCAACGTGGTTTTGTCGAATGGCCTGGCTGCCGGGCGCGCAAGCCGAACGCCCTTGTGCTTGGCCCGGGAGCGCAGAAGCTGCTTGTCCCAAAAGGCTGCTATGTGCTCGTCAAACGATTTTCAGCAAAGGAAGAACGGCGTCGGGTTGTGGCTGGCGTCTATGATCCTCTCCGTCTTCCTCAAGCGGAACAGGTTGCCTTCGAGAACCATCTGAACTTCTACCACGTACGAGGCGCTGGTTTGCCAGTGAACCTGGCCAGGGGGCTTGCTGTATTTCTCAATTCGACCCTTGTGGATGCTTACTTTCGCCAGTTCAGCGGTCATACCCAGGTCAACGCCACTGACCTCCGCTCACTGCGCTATCCGGCAAGAGACAAATTGGTGCGGATTGGCCAGCACATCGGCACAACCTTTCCTGACCAGGCGGAGGTTGACCGCCTGGTGAGGGAGGTGGTGAACCGTGGCTGA